From the Prunus dulcis chromosome 4, ALMONDv2, whole genome shotgun sequence genome, one window contains:
- the LOC117625479 gene encoding receptor-like protein 6 has product MTGHVIGLNLGSGGLQGNIHSNSSLFSLGHLKRLDLSENDFRGSPIPSKFGGFVSMTHLDLSYSNFSGPIPSEIPHLSTLVSLNLSQYSFPVVPHVDTLTFNRIVQNLTNLRELVLNEVDMSSVVPNSFKNLSSSLKTLELSDCHLQGKFPESIFHRPNLRLLYLGNNYNLTGYFPESNWSSPLEMLDLSYTRILVDWHHLTRNFKSLRDLYLNNCSFVGSYPAFLGNLTQIMRLDLSSNSFGGQIPWSFFLNLESLVSLNLGGNNYVGLYLRNNKLDGQIPRSIFELENLHYLDLSSNQLSGNIIEFQSRSLSRLGLSDNKLDGQIPRSIFELEKVTDLDLSSNNLSGTVEFEKFSKLQSLMWLNLSFNHLSLSFNHLRNNTWPQLQLLDLSSCNISEFPYFLRAAPNLHTLSLSHNRIQANIPKWLLDLGKDSLGYLDLSHNSLTGTVGPLRWKNLYYLDLRNNSLQGELPIPSPSTSYFFISNNQFTGEIPPRICSLSSLQILDLSNNKLSGKIHQCIGNFSQSLSVLNLRNNKFHGVIPGTFSKGNVLRNLDLNGNQLEGSLPQSLLTCRELEVLDLGNNKIQDTFPNWLESLPKLQDTVVVTIKGFEIEMKKILTYFTIIDFSNNTFRGEISSVISKLKSLKGLNFSHNELTGTIPPSFGEMSNLEWLDLSSNKLVGDIPEQLAN; this is encoded by the exons ATGACTGGTCATGTGATCGGTCTCAACCTTGGTTCGGGTGGGCTTCAAGGCAATATCCATTCCAATAGCAGCTTATTCTCCCTCGGCCATCTCAAGAGGCTAGACCTCTCTGAAAATGATTTCAGAGGTTCCCCAATTCCATCCAAATTTGGTGGCTTTGTAAGTATGACTCACCTTGACCTCTCTTACTCCAATTTCAGTGGCCCAATCCCTTCCGAAATTCCCCACCTTTCCACCTTGGTTTCACTCAATCTTTCGCAATATTCATTTCCAGTTGTGCCACATGTTGATACTCTTACTTTTAACAGAATTGTTCAAAACCTAACCAATCTTAGGGAGCTTGTTCTAAACGAAGTTGATATGTCATCAGTTGTACCTAATTCATTCAAAAAtctgtcttcttctttgaaaaCTCTTGAACTCTCTGATTGCCACTTGCAAGGAAAATTCCCAGAAAGCATTTTCCACCGACCAAATCTTCGACTCTTATATTTAGGCAACAACTATAACCTCACAGGTTATTTCCCCGAGTCTAACTGGAGCAGTCCCCTTGAGATGCTGGATCTTTCTTATACAAGAATCTTAGTAGATTGGCATCATCTGACAAGAAATTTCAAGTCTTTGAGAGATTTGTATCTCAACAATTGCAGTTTTGTAGGATCATATCCTGCATTTCTTGGTAACCTCACACAAATCATGCGGTTGGACCTCTCGTCTAACAGTTTTGGTGGCCAAATCCCATGGTCGTTCTTTTTAAACCTTGAGAGCCTTGTTTCCTTAAATCTCGGTGGCAATAACTATGTCG GGCTTTATTTAAGGAATAACAAGCTGGATGGCCAGATTCCAAGATCAATCTTTGAACTTGAGAATCTTCATTACCTTGATCTATCATCCAACCAACTCAGCGGTAATATCATTGAGTTCCAATCTCGTTCTTTGTCAAGGCTTGGTTTAAGTGATAACAAGCTGGATGGCCAGATTCCAAGATCAATCTTTGAACTTGAGAAGGTTACGGATCTTGATCTATCATCCAATAACTTGAGTGGCACTGTGGAGTTTGAAAAGTTTTCCAAACTCCAAAGTCTCATGTGGCTTAATCTTTCCTTTAATCATCTATCCTTGAGCTTCAACCATTTGAGAAACAACACCTGGCCTCAACTTCAGTTACTAGATTTGTCGTCTTGTAACATAAGTGAGTTCCCATACTTTCTAAGGGCCGCACCAAATTTGCACACGTTATCCCTTTCCCACAACCGAATCCAAGCCAACATTCCCAAATGgttgttggatttggggaAAGATTCATTGGGTTATTTGGATCTTTCTCACAACTCTTTGACTGGCACTGTAGGACCGCTTCGGTGGAAAAATCTTTACTATCTTGACCTTCGCAACAATTCTCTCCAAGGAGAGCTTCCAATTCCATCACCTTCCACATCTTACTTTTTCATATCAAATAATCAATTCACTGGAGAGATACCTCCAAGGATCTGCAGCCTGAGTAGCCTTCAAATCCTTGATTTGTCTAATAATAAATTGAGTGGCAAAATTCATCAATGCATAGGGAATTTCAGTCAGAGCCTCTCTGTTTTGAATCTACGGAATAATAAATTTCATGGCGTGATTCCTGGCACATTTTCTAAGGGAAACGTTTTGAGAAATCTTGATCTTAATGGAAATCAGTTGGAAGGGTCGTTGCCGCAATCTTTGCTCACATGTAGAGAGTTGGAAGTTCTAGACCTtggaaacaacaaaattcaagacACATTCCCAAATTGGCTGGAATCTCTTCCGAAGTTGCAG GATACTGTGGTTGTGACAATTAAAGGCTTCgaaattgaaatgaagaaGATCCTGACGTACTTCACAATTATTGATTTCTCAAACAACACTTTTAGAGGAGAGATTTCAAGTGTAATTAGTAAGCTTAAATCATTGAAGGGGCTTAACTTTTCTCATAATGAGCTTACAGGTACAATTCCACCATCATTTGGCGAAATGAGCAATCTTGAATGGTTAGATCTGTCTTCAAACAAACTTGTTGGGGATATTCCGGAGCAACTGGCAAATTAG